The following proteins are co-located in the Bacillota bacterium genome:
- a CDS encoding DUF4363 family protein: MKHFLKVILIISLLLLVIISSGIFTNHMLGKNSKLLEEHIIRMENHVKDSSWQKAEEELEYIRQYWSKVQGNWAMLQSHFEIDNIDSALVRASEFLKAKELSLTLAEAALLKQYIKHIPEKMAFNLENIL; the protein is encoded by the coding sequence ATGAAACATTTCTTAAAAGTTATTCTTATTATATCACTATTATTACTAGTAATTATTTCTTCAGGTATTTTTACAAACCATATGCTTGGCAAAAATTCAAAGCTATTGGAAGAACATATTATCCGGATGGAAAATCATGTTAAGGATAGCAGTTGGCAGAAGGCAGAGGAGGAATTGGAATATATTAGACAATATTGGTCCAAGGTACAGGGTAACTGGGCTATGCTGCAAAGCCATTTTGAAATAGATAATATTGATAGTGCATTAGTAAGGGCATCAGAGTTTCTAAAAGCAAAAGAACTTTCATTAACGCTGGCAGAAGCAGCCCTTTTAAAGCAATATATAAAACATATACCGGAAAAAATGGCTTTTAATTTGGAAAATATACTATAA
- a CDS encoding DUF421 domain-containing protein — protein MLIVFIRTLILYFLVVVVMRIMGKRQIGQLQPFELVVAIMISELAAVPMQDTAIPLINGIIPILTLLIAQMLLSFISMLNVWARGVICGTPSILIENGKINEQNLRKEMYTLNDLLEQLRSSNIYNISDVEFAILETNGQLSIIPKSQKRPVNAEDLNISTKYEGLPLDLIIDGRVMIKNLQKANLNTEWLKNELRNFGIDNLNNVLFASLDTNGNLYYQEKSK, from the coding sequence ATGCTTATTGTTTTTATAAGGACTTTAATACTATATTTTCTTGTTGTTGTAGTAATGAGGATTATGGGAAAAAGACAAATAGGGCAGCTTCAGCCTTTTGAACTTGTAGTTGCAATTATGATATCGGAACTGGCGGCAGTTCCCATGCAAGATACGGCAATACCTCTTATTAACGGTATTATCCCTATATTAACACTTTTAATAGCTCAAATGTTATTGTCATTTATTTCTATGTTAAATGTATGGGCTAGGGGAGTAATATGTGGTACTCCAAGTATATTAATAGAAAACGGAAAAATTAATGAACAAAATCTTAGAAAAGAAATGTATACATTAAATGATCTTTTAGAGCAGTTAAGGAGTTCAAACATTTATAACATATCGGATGTTGAATTTGCAATACTTGAGACAAATGGACAGCTGAGCATAATACCAAAATCCCAAAAAAGGCCGGTTAATGCAGAAGACTTAAATATTTCTACCAAATATGAGGGTTTACCCCTCGATTTGATTATTGATGGAAGAGTAATGATAAAAAATCTCCAAAAAGCAAACCTGAATACAGAGTGGTTAAAAAATGAATTAAGGAATTTCGGAATTGATAATTTAAATAATGTCTTATTTGCAAGCCTCGATACCAACGGCAATTTGTATTATCAAGAAAAAAGCAAATAA
- the rlmB gene encoding 23S rRNA (guanosine(2251)-2'-O)-methyltransferase RlmB: MKFISSSNNPLIKEIKSLKLRKHREAKGLFFIEGVRIVEEALISGAEIEEIIICEKVEKDEKIAKLLSAANYRGYDIFVVRESLFNDISDTQTPQGILAVVKMNSYGLKDIIGENIIEGSVKKSTKCFVVLDTIQDPGNMGTIIRTADAAGFRGVIASKDCVDPYNPKVLRSTMGSIFHIPIHLSLNLTETLKEIKTNGIRIYATHLKGNKYYYEVDMTKDMAIIIGNEANGISMESESMADVLIRIPMPGRAESLNASVAAGLLMYEPLRQKASRESALR; encoded by the coding sequence ATGAAATTCATATCTAGCAGTAATAATCCCCTGATTAAAGAAATAAAGTCTTTGAAACTCAGAAAACATAGAGAAGCAAAGGGATTATTTTTCATAGAAGGGGTGAGAATTGTTGAAGAAGCATTAATATCGGGAGCCGAAATAGAAGAAATAATCATATGTGAGAAAGTAGAAAAGGATGAAAAGATAGCAAAATTACTATCAGCTGCCAATTACAGGGGATATGATATATTTGTAGTTCGAGAAAGCCTTTTTAATGATATTTCTGATACACAAACCCCCCAGGGTATACTTGCTGTTGTTAAAATGAACTCTTATGGTTTAAAAGATATTATTGGAGAAAATATCATTGAAGGAAGTGTTAAAAAAAGCACTAAATGCTTTGTTGTTCTCGATACAATACAAGATCCCGGAAATATGGGGACAATTATTAGAACTGCTGATGCAGCAGGTTTTAGAGGTGTTATTGCTTCAAAAGATTGTGTTGATCCATATAACCCTAAAGTGTTACGTTCAACTATGGGTTCTATATTTCATATACCTATCCATTTATCCCTTAACTTAACAGAAACATTAAAAGAAATAAAGACCAATGGCATAAGAATATATGCTACCCATTTAAAAGGAAATAAATACTATTATGAGGTTGATATGACTAAAGATATGGCAATAATCATAGGTAATGAGGCCAACGGCATTAGCATGGAATCTGAGTCAATGGCTGATGTACTAATTAGGATACCCATGCCGGGAAGAGCTGAATCTCTTAATGCTTCAGTGGCAGCAGGTTTGTTGATGTATGAACCGCTCCGGCAAAAGGCCTCTCGGGAAAGTGCCTTGCGGTAA